Proteins encoded together in one Yersinia mollaretii ATCC 43969 window:
- the mdtH gene encoding multidrug efflux MFS transporter MdtH: MALVSQARSLGKYFLLLDNLLVVLGFFVVFPLISIRFVDQMGWAAVIVGLALGLRQLVQQGLGIFGGAIADRFGAKPMIVTGMLMRAAGFALMAMATEPWILWLACALSGLGGTLFDPPRTALVIKLTRPHERGRFYSLLMMQDSAGAVIGALIGSWLLQYDFHFVCWTGAAIFVLAAGWNLWLLPAYRISTVRAPMKEGLMRVLRDRRFVTYVLTLTGYYMLAVQVMLMLPIMVNEIAGSPAAVKWMYAIEAALSLTLLYPIARWSEKRFSLEQRLMAGLLIMTLSLFPIGLISHLQTLFMFICFFYMGSIIAEPARETLGASLADSRARGSYMGFSRLGLALGGALGYTGGGWMYDTGRTLEMPELPWFMLGVIGLITLIGLYWQFNQRRIESAMLSGN; the protein is encoded by the coding sequence ATGGCTTTGGTATCGCAAGCTCGGAGCTTGGGTAAGTATTTTTTATTGCTTGATAACTTATTAGTGGTGTTGGGTTTCTTTGTCGTCTTCCCACTTATCTCTATCCGATTTGTCGATCAAATGGGTTGGGCTGCGGTGATCGTGGGTCTGGCCTTGGGGTTAAGGCAACTGGTCCAACAGGGGCTAGGGATTTTCGGCGGTGCTATTGCCGACCGTTTCGGTGCCAAGCCCATGATAGTCACCGGTATGCTGATGCGTGCAGCGGGTTTCGCCTTAATGGCGATGGCGACTGAACCTTGGATTTTGTGGCTAGCCTGTGCACTCTCTGGCTTAGGCGGCACCCTCTTCGATCCCCCGCGTACCGCTTTGGTGATTAAGCTCACCCGCCCTCATGAACGTGGCCGTTTTTACTCACTGCTGATGATGCAAGACAGCGCTGGTGCGGTGATTGGCGCATTAATCGGTAGCTGGCTACTGCAATACGACTTCCACTTTGTCTGCTGGACTGGCGCGGCCATCTTCGTCTTGGCGGCGGGCTGGAACCTGTGGTTGCTGCCCGCCTACCGCATATCTACCGTGCGCGCCCCGATGAAAGAGGGGCTGATGCGCGTACTGCGTGATCGCCGCTTTGTCACCTATGTCCTGACACTGACGGGCTATTACATGCTCGCCGTGCAGGTGATGCTGATGCTGCCGATCATGGTGAATGAAATTGCTGGTTCACCCGCCGCCGTTAAATGGATGTACGCCATTGAGGCCGCGCTCTCTCTGACCTTGCTCTACCCGATTGCCCGCTGGAGCGAAAAACGTTTTAGCCTTGAGCAGCGTTTAATGGCCGGGCTACTGATCATGACACTCAGCTTGTTCCCGATCGGCCTGATTAGCCATCTGCAAACTCTATTTATGTTTATCTGCTTCTTCTATATGGGGTCAATCATTGCCGAACCAGCCCGTGAAACCTTGGGGGCATCACTGGCGGATTCCCGCGCTCGCGGCAGCTATATGGGCTTTAGCCGCCTCGGGCTGGCACTGGGTGGCGCATTGGGCTATACCGGTGGCGGCTGGATGTACGACACGGGTCGAACCCTTGAAATGCCGGAGTTACCGTGGTTTATGCTGGGTGTCATCGGCTTAATCACCTTGATCGGGCTTTACTGGCAATTTAATCAACGCCGGATAGAATCTGCGATGCTTAGCGGCAATTAA
- a CDS encoding YceH family protein, with protein MKHSLNALEARVIGCLLEKQVTTPEQYPMSLNGVTVACNQKTNREPVMELSDSEVQQTLDFLLKKHLIRTQSGNRVMKYEHRFCNSEFGNLKFSPAELAVITTLLLRGPQTPGELRTRTNRMYEFADVAETEEVLNQLALREDGPFVARLAREPGKRENRYMHLFSGDAAPVAPAEQGVDGGLEARVAQLEQQVMALTRRLDEVLIQLDD; from the coding sequence ATGAAACACAGTTTAAATGCACTAGAAGCCAGAGTGATTGGCTGTTTGTTGGAAAAACAAGTGACGACGCCAGAGCAGTATCCAATGTCGCTTAATGGCGTGACTGTGGCTTGCAATCAGAAAACCAACCGTGAGCCGGTGATGGAGCTTTCTGACTCGGAGGTGCAGCAGACACTCGATTTTTTGCTGAAAAAACACCTGATTCGGACTCAAAGCGGCAATAGGGTTATGAAGTACGAGCACCGTTTCTGCAATTCTGAGTTTGGTAACCTTAAATTCTCTCCGGCTGAATTGGCGGTGATCACCACGTTATTACTGCGCGGCCCACAAACGCCGGGTGAGTTACGCACCCGCACCAACCGAATGTATGAGTTTGCGGATGTGGCCGAGACAGAAGAGGTACTGAATCAGCTCGCCTTGCGTGAAGATGGGCCATTCGTGGCGCGTCTGGCCCGTGAACCGGGTAAACGCGAGAACCGCTACATGCATCTGTTCAGCGGCGATGCTGCACCCGTTGCGCCCGCCGAGCAAGGTGTGGACGGGGGACTTGAAGCCCGAGTCGCTCAGCTTGAGCAGCAGGTCATGGCGCTGACACGCCGTTTGGATGAAGTGTTGATCCAGTTAGATGATTGA
- the murJ gene encoding murein biosynthesis integral membrane protein MurJ: protein MNLLKSLAAVSSMTMFSRVLGFARDAIVARVFGAGMATDAFFVAFKLPNLLRRIFAEGAFSQAFVPILAEYKSQQGEEATRTFVAYVSGLLTLILAVVTVLGMLAAPWVIFITAPGFTDTPDKFALTSALLRVTFPYILLISLASLVGAILNTWNRFSIPAFAPTFLNVSMIGFALFAAPYFNPPVMALAWAVVVGGVLQLGYQLPHLKKIGMLVLPRLSLRDAGVWRVMRQMGPAILGVSVSQISLIINTIFASFLVSGSVSWMYYADRLMEFPSGVLGVALGTILLPSLAKSFSSGNHDEYSRLMDWGLRLCFLLALPSAVALGILAKPLVVSLFQYGKFSAFDAAMTQRALVAYSVGLMGLIVVKVLAPGFYSRQNIKTPVKIAIVTLILTQVMNLIFIGPLKHAGLSLSIGLGACLNASLLYWQLRKQQIFQPQPGWAIFLTKLVIGVIVMSAVLLGLLWVMPAWDIGGMAYRLLRLSAVVVAGVIAYFASLALLGFKLRDFARRTN from the coding sequence ATGAATCTACTGAAATCACTGGCAGCCGTCAGTTCCATGACCATGTTTTCCCGCGTATTGGGCTTTGCCCGTGATGCCATCGTGGCGCGGGTGTTTGGCGCGGGCATGGCAACGGATGCCTTTTTTGTGGCATTTAAACTGCCCAATCTTTTACGGCGTATTTTTGCCGAGGGTGCATTCTCTCAGGCTTTTGTGCCGATTTTGGCGGAATATAAAAGCCAACAGGGTGAGGAAGCCACACGAACCTTTGTCGCCTATGTCTCCGGTCTGTTAACCCTAATACTGGCGGTGGTCACGGTATTGGGCATGTTGGCCGCTCCTTGGGTTATTTTTATTACCGCTCCTGGTTTTACCGATACCCCAGATAAATTTGCGCTGACCTCGGCGCTGCTGCGGGTGACATTCCCCTATATCTTGCTGATTTCACTGGCCTCGCTGGTGGGGGCGATCCTCAATACATGGAACCGTTTCTCCATTCCCGCGTTTGCACCGACCTTCCTTAATGTCAGCATGATCGGGTTTGCGCTTTTTGCAGCGCCTTACTTTAACCCGCCAGTGATGGCGCTGGCGTGGGCGGTGGTGGTCGGTGGGGTACTGCAATTGGGCTATCAGCTCCCCCATCTGAAAAAGATAGGTATGCTGGTACTGCCGCGCTTGTCGCTGCGTGATGCGGGCGTTTGGCGGGTGATGCGCCAAATGGGACCGGCGATCCTCGGGGTGTCAGTAAGCCAGATCTCCTTGATTATCAATACGATTTTTGCGTCATTTTTGGTCTCTGGTTCTGTTTCCTGGATGTACTATGCGGACCGCTTGATGGAGTTCCCCTCCGGTGTGTTGGGTGTGGCGTTAGGCACCATTTTGTTGCCTTCACTGGCGAAAAGCTTCTCCAGCGGTAACCATGATGAGTACTCCCGATTGATGGATTGGGGGCTGCGTCTCTGCTTCTTGCTGGCGTTACCCAGTGCCGTAGCATTGGGGATACTTGCCAAACCGCTGGTGGTATCACTGTTCCAGTATGGCAAATTCAGTGCCTTTGACGCGGCGATGACCCAGCGGGCGTTGGTGGCCTACTCTGTGGGTCTGATGGGGTTAATTGTGGTTAAAGTGCTGGCTCCGGGGTTCTATTCGCGGCAGAACATCAAAACGCCAGTGAAGATCGCCATTGTCACGCTGATATTGACTCAGGTGATGAACCTCATCTTCATCGGGCCGCTTAAACATGCGGGGCTATCTCTGTCGATTGGTCTGGGGGCTTGCTTGAATGCCAGCTTGCTCTATTGGCAGTTACGTAAGCAGCAGATTTTCCAGCCACAACCCGGTTGGGCAATATTCCTGACTAAATTGGTGATCGGCGTGATCGTGATGTCTGCGGTGCTGCTGGGGCTGTTGTGGGTCATGCCAGCATGGGATATCGGCGGAATGGCTTATCGGTTATTGCGCTTATCGGCCGTGGTGGTGGCGGGGGTGATTGCCTACTTTGCTTCACTGGCGCTACTCGGATTCAAATTACGGGATTTTGCCCGACGGACGAATTAG
- a CDS encoding lipoprotein → MKKLMWGAAALLTTATLVGCNQLTQYTLSEQEVNDYLQKHNNYEKQIGIPGLVDAHITLTQLQSQIGRAEPGKVTLTGNAKVDITSILGPQSADMTLTLKAQPTFDREKGAIFLKDMELTDYTVKPEKMDTVMKALTPYLNQSLKSYFDQQPVYVLDGEKSKAEAMAKKLAKGLEVKPGQLVIPLTD, encoded by the coding sequence ATGAAGAAATTAATGTGGGGCGCTGCTGCGCTGCTAACGACTGCCACGCTGGTCGGCTGTAACCAACTGACACAGTACACCCTGAGCGAGCAGGAAGTGAATGATTACCTGCAAAAGCATAATAACTATGAAAAGCAGATTGGTATTCCGGGTCTGGTTGATGCTCATATCACTTTGACGCAGTTGCAGAGCCAGATCGGCCGCGCGGAACCCGGTAAAGTGACATTAACCGGTAATGCCAAAGTAGATATCACCTCGATTCTTGGCCCGCAAAGTGCGGATATGACGCTGACCTTAAAAGCGCAGCCCACATTCGATCGCGAAAAAGGCGCTATCTTCCTGAAAGATATGGAGTTAACTGATTACACCGTCAAACCAGAGAAGATGGATACCGTGATGAAGGCGCTGACGCCTTATCTGAATCAGTCACTGAAATCCTATTTTGATCAGCAACCCGTTTATGTGTTAGACGGCGAGAAGAGCAAAGCAGAAGCGATGGCGAAGAAACTGGCGAAAGGATTAGAAGTGAAACCGGGCCAATTAGTCATCCCACTGACTGACTAA
- the rimJ gene encoding ribosomal protein S5-alanine N-acetyltransferase: MFGYHSATPKIRLTTDRMSLRLVHERDAYRMAEYYAENQVFLKPWEPVRDQSHCMPSGWQARLGMIMELQKQGSAYYFILLDPEEKEVRGVANFSNVLRGSFHACFLGYSLGERWQGQGLMFEALQPLIRYMQRQERMHRIMANYMPHNHRSGSLLERLGFEREGYAKDYLLIDGQWRDHVLTALTHKEWTPTR; the protein is encoded by the coding sequence ATGTTCGGCTATCATTCAGCAACACCTAAAATACGCTTGACCACTGACCGCATGTCATTGCGGCTGGTCCATGAGCGTGATGCTTACCGCATGGCGGAGTATTACGCTGAAAATCAGGTCTTTCTCAAACCTTGGGAACCGGTACGCGATCAAAGCCACTGTATGCCTTCTGGGTGGCAGGCACGATTGGGGATGATCATGGAGTTGCAAAAGCAGGGCAGCGCCTACTATTTTATTCTGCTGGACCCGGAAGAGAAAGAGGTGCGCGGTGTCGCTAACTTCAGCAACGTCCTGCGCGGCTCCTTTCATGCCTGTTTTCTGGGCTACTCATTAGGTGAGCGCTGGCAGGGGCAGGGTTTAATGTTCGAAGCGCTGCAACCGCTGATTCGCTATATGCAGCGGCAGGAGCGAATGCATCGTATTATGGCTAATTATATGCCGCATAATCATCGCAGTGGCAGCTTACTCGAACGCCTTGGTTTTGAGCGCGAAGGTTACGCCAAAGACTATTTACTGATCGACGGTCAGTGGCGCGACCATGTGCTGACGGCTTTGACTCATAAAGAATGGACACCAACTCGCTGA
- a CDS encoding Gfo/Idh/MocA family protein → MIDKDAMSKSAVGKKLRVGIVGLGGIAQKAYLPILSHAQEWQLIGAFSPNQIKAQPVCDSYRMRYFSRLDALAAECDAIFVHSTTASHFEVVSELLRAGIHVYVDKPLAETLAQSEQLIALAAKQNLALMVGFNRRFAPLYQQLKQQLIAPASLRMEKHRQNGIGPNDVRFTLLDDYLHVVDTALWLGGEAAKLTAGRVQTNALGQMLYAEHHFEAGDCLITTSMHRDAGTQRESVQAITSGRCYQMNDMRQWQQESDGQVISLPAPGWQTTLEQRGFVGAVRHFIGAVSHQTAPQVSGEEAIYAQRIIEAMLQQ, encoded by the coding sequence ATGATTGATAAGGATGCTATGAGCAAATCGGCTGTTGGCAAAAAACTACGAGTGGGTATTGTCGGCCTTGGCGGCATTGCGCAAAAGGCGTATTTGCCCATCTTGAGCCACGCGCAAGAGTGGCAGTTAATCGGTGCATTCTCGCCTAATCAGATTAAAGCGCAGCCGGTGTGCGACAGCTATCGAATGCGCTATTTTTCGCGTTTGGATGCCCTCGCTGCTGAGTGCGATGCAATTTTTGTCCACAGCACTACCGCCAGCCATTTTGAGGTGGTGAGTGAATTATTGCGAGCCGGGATTCATGTCTATGTCGATAAGCCACTGGCGGAAACACTGGCGCAATCGGAGCAATTGATCGCACTGGCCGCCAAACAGAATCTGGCGCTGATGGTCGGTTTCAACCGCCGCTTTGCGCCGTTATATCAGCAGCTTAAACAGCAGCTAATCGCCCCAGCATCTCTGCGCATGGAGAAGCATCGTCAGAACGGCATTGGCCCAAATGATGTCCGTTTTACCTTATTGGATGATTATCTGCATGTGGTGGATACCGCATTGTGGTTAGGAGGAGAGGCGGCAAAACTGACAGCAGGCCGCGTGCAGACCAACGCGCTGGGGCAGATGCTGTATGCCGAGCACCACTTCGAGGCGGGCGATTGCCTGATCACCACCAGTATGCATCGTGATGCCGGTACACAGCGGGAGAGTGTGCAAGCGATTACCTCTGGACGCTGTTATCAGATGAACGATATGCGGCAGTGGCAGCAGGAGTCTGATGGGCAGGTGATTAGCTTGCCCGCACCCGGCTGGCAAACCACATTGGAGCAGCGCGGTTTTGTCGGGGCCGTGCGCCACTTTATCGGCGCGGTGAGTCACCAAACCGCCCCGCAAGTCTCGGGTGAAGAGGCGATTTATGCTCAACGCATAATCGAGGCGATGTTACAGCAGTAA